In the genome of Cupriavidus taiwanensis, one region contains:
- the oxc gene encoding oxalyl-CoA decarboxylase: MAEVGNELQRHAAEEHQAQTDGFHLVIDALKLNGIENIYGLPGIPVTDLARLAQANGMRVISFRHEQNAGNAAAIAGFLTQKPGVCLTVSAPGFLNGLTALAHATTNCFPMILISGSSEREIVDLQQGDYEEMDQLAIARPHAKAAFRVLHAEDIGVGVARAIRAAVSGRPGGVYLDLPAKLLGQSLEAEKGKQSLIKVVDPAPRQLPAPDSVERAVALLKTAKRPLILIGKGAAYARAEADLRKLVEKTGIPYLPMSMAKGLLPDTHPQSASAARSYVLAEADVVLLIGARLNWLLSHGKGKTWGKPKQFIQVDIAPTEMDSNVAIAAPVVGDIGSCVTALLDKIGNDFAKPGADWLNAVADRRDTNLAKMAETLAKARDAAPMNFHGALGVLKDVVKANPGISFVNEGANTLDYARAVIDMYEPRKRLDVGTWGVMGVGMGYAVAAAVETGKPVLALCGDSAFGFSGMEVETICRYNLPVCIVIFNNNGVYKGIDKNPTGGADPAVTTFVPGARYDKMMEAFGGVGANVTTPAELEAAVNEALRSGRPTLVNAVIDPAAGTESGRLTNLNPQSSAKK; encoded by the coding sequence ATGGCAGAAGTCGGAAACGAGCTGCAGCGTCACGCCGCGGAAGAACATCAGGCACAAACCGATGGTTTTCATCTGGTCATCGACGCGCTGAAGCTGAACGGCATCGAAAACATCTACGGCCTGCCCGGCATCCCGGTCACCGATCTGGCCCGTCTGGCGCAGGCCAACGGCATGCGCGTCATCAGCTTCCGCCACGAGCAGAATGCCGGCAACGCCGCGGCGATTGCGGGCTTCCTGACGCAGAAGCCGGGCGTTTGCCTGACCGTCTCCGCGCCGGGCTTCCTGAACGGGCTGACGGCACTGGCGCATGCCACCACCAACTGCTTCCCGATGATCCTGATCAGCGGCTCGAGCGAGCGCGAGATCGTCGACCTGCAGCAGGGTGACTACGAAGAGATGGACCAGCTGGCCATCGCCCGTCCGCACGCCAAGGCGGCGTTCCGCGTGCTGCACGCGGAGGACATCGGCGTCGGCGTCGCGCGTGCGATTCGCGCCGCCGTGTCGGGCCGCCCGGGCGGCGTGTACCTGGACCTGCCGGCCAAGCTGCTGGGGCAGTCGCTTGAAGCCGAAAAGGGCAAGCAGTCGCTGATCAAGGTGGTGGACCCGGCGCCGCGCCAGCTGCCCGCACCCGACTCGGTCGAGCGTGCGGTCGCGCTGCTGAAGACCGCCAAGCGCCCGCTGATCCTGATCGGCAAGGGTGCCGCCTACGCACGCGCCGAGGCGGACCTGCGCAAGCTGGTCGAGAAGACCGGCATCCCGTACCTGCCGATGTCGATGGCCAAGGGCCTGCTGCCCGATACGCATCCGCAGTCGGCCTCGGCGGCGCGCTCCTATGTGCTGGCCGAAGCCGACGTGGTGCTGCTGATCGGCGCCCGCCTGAACTGGCTGCTGTCCCACGGCAAGGGCAAGACCTGGGGCAAGCCCAAGCAATTCATCCAGGTCGACATCGCGCCGACCGAGATGGACAGCAATGTCGCCATCGCCGCGCCGGTGGTCGGTGATATCGGCTCGTGCGTAACGGCGCTGCTCGACAAGATCGGCAATGACTTCGCCAAGCCGGGCGCCGACTGGCTGAACGCGGTGGCGGACCGCCGGGACACCAACCTGGCCAAGATGGCCGAGACCCTGGCCAAGGCCAGGGATGCCGCACCGATGAACTTCCACGGCGCGCTGGGCGTGCTGAAGGACGTGGTCAAGGCCAACCCGGGCATCTCGTTCGTCAACGAAGGCGCCAACACGCTGGACTACGCCCGTGCCGTGATCGACATGTACGAGCCGCGCAAGCGCCTGGACGTGGGCACCTGGGGCGTGATGGGCGTGGGCATGGGCTACGCGGTGGCCGCCGCGGTCGAGACCGGCAAGCCGGTGCTGGCGCTGTGCGGCGACAGTGCCTTCGGTTTCTCGGGCATGGAAGTCGAGACCATCTGCCGCTACAACCTGCCGGTCTGCATCGTCATCTTCAACAACAACGGCGTCTACAAGGGCATCGACAAGAACCCCACCGGCGGCGCCGACCCCGCGGTCACGACCTTCGTCCCGGGCGCGCGCTACGACAAGATGATGGAAGCCTTCGGCGGTGTCGGTGCCAACGTCACCACGCCGGCGGAACTCGAGGCCGCGGTGAACGAAGCGCTGCGCTCGGGCAGGCCGACGCTGGTCAACGCCGTCATCGATCCGGCAGCCGGCACCGAAAGCGGCCGCCTGACCAACCTGAATCCGCAAAGCTCGGCCAAGAAGTAA
- the pntB gene encoding Re/Si-specific NAD(P)(+) transhydrogenase subunit beta — protein sequence MPSGISNIAYLAASALFILSLSGLSHPATARRGNMLGIAGMVIAVMTTVLAGSPDGIAIIIVAMAVGGIAGAMLARRVEMTQMPQLVAVLHSFVGLAAVLVGYANYLEPTTLAGAEKAIHEVETYLGILIGAVTFTGSIIAFLKLQGTMGGKPMLLPGRHVLNAGALLVCVWLGYAFLSAPDPQQGLVPLAAMTVVALLVGAHLVLAIGGADMPVVVSMLNSYSGWAAAATGFMLGNDLLIITGALVGSSGAILSYIMCKAMNRKFLSVILGGFGAVQAQGAAAEQGEVLPVSSEEVSSLLKDANEVIIVPGYGMAVAQAQGTISEIARRLRAQGVNVRFGIHPVAGRLPGHMNVLLAEARVPYDIVLEMEEINDDFEKADVVLVVGANDIVNPGALEDPASPIAGMPVLEVWKAKTVVVSKRSMAAGYAGVDNPLFYKDNTRMWFGDAKGSVDALLRQLEEVPA from the coding sequence ATGCCATCCGGAATCAGCAATATCGCTTACCTCGCCGCCAGTGCGCTGTTTATCCTCAGCCTGAGCGGGCTGAGCCATCCTGCCACCGCCCGGCGCGGCAACATGCTCGGCATCGCCGGCATGGTGATCGCGGTCATGACCACGGTGCTGGCGGGCAGTCCCGACGGCATCGCCATCATCATCGTCGCGATGGCGGTGGGGGGCATTGCCGGGGCCATGCTGGCCCGGCGCGTGGAGATGACGCAGATGCCGCAGCTGGTGGCGGTGCTGCACAGCTTCGTCGGCCTGGCCGCGGTGCTGGTCGGCTATGCCAACTACCTGGAACCGACCACGCTGGCCGGCGCCGAAAAGGCGATCCATGAGGTCGAGACCTACCTCGGCATCCTGATCGGCGCGGTCACCTTTACCGGATCGATCATCGCCTTCCTGAAGCTGCAGGGCACCATGGGCGGCAAGCCGATGCTGCTGCCGGGGCGACACGTCCTCAACGCCGGCGCGCTGCTGGTGTGCGTGTGGCTGGGCTATGCCTTCCTCAGTGCGCCGGACCCGCAGCAGGGGCTGGTGCCGCTGGCGGCGATGACGGTGGTCGCGCTGCTGGTCGGCGCGCACCTGGTGCTGGCGATCGGCGGCGCCGACATGCCGGTGGTGGTGTCGATGCTCAACAGCTACTCCGGCTGGGCGGCGGCGGCGACCGGCTTCATGCTGGGCAACGACCTGCTGATCATTACCGGCGCGCTGGTGGGGTCGAGCGGCGCCATCCTCAGCTACATCATGTGCAAGGCCATGAACCGCAAGTTCCTGTCGGTGATCCTGGGCGGCTTCGGCGCGGTGCAGGCCCAGGGCGCGGCGGCCGAGCAGGGCGAGGTGCTGCCGGTGTCGAGCGAGGAAGTCAGCAGCCTGCTCAAGGACGCCAACGAGGTCATCATCGTGCCGGGCTACGGCATGGCGGTGGCGCAGGCGCAGGGCACCATCAGCGAGATCGCGCGGCGGCTGCGCGCACAGGGAGTCAATGTCCGCTTCGGCATCCATCCCGTCGCCGGCCGCCTGCCGGGGCACATGAACGTGCTGCTGGCCGAGGCGCGGGTGCCTTACGACATCGTGCTGGAAATGGAAGAGATCAACGACGACTTCGAGAAGGCTGACGTGGTGCTGGTGGTCGGCGCCAACGACATCGTCAACCCGGGAGCGCTGGAAGACCCGGCCAGCCCGATTGCCGGCATGCCGGTGCTGGAGGTGTGGAAGGCCAAGACCGTGGTGGTGTCCAAGCGCAGCATGGCGGCGGGCTACGCGGGCGTGGACAACCCGCTGTTCTACAAGGACAACACGCGCATGTGGTTTGGCGATGCCAAGGGCAGTGTCGATGCGCTGCTGCGGCAGCTGGAGGAAGTACCGGCCTGA
- a CDS encoding Re/Si-specific NAD(P)(+) transhydrogenase subunit alpha has translation MPMTIGVPREVHPGERRVAATPDSVKELLKLGYQVVVETGAGLEASFSDDDYRAAGAAIVDAASLWASVDVVVKVRPPQVHPSLGVEEAALLKKHATLIGFVWPAQQMPMLERLAQRGATVLAMDCVPRISRAQKLDALSSMANMAGYRAVIEAAHAFGRPFAGQITAAGKIPPARVLVIGAGVAGLAAIGAARSLGAVVRAFDTRPVVRQQIESLGAEFLTVEIEEDGSGSGGYAKEMSPAFIEAEMRLFAEQAREVDIIITTALIPGKPAPRLLEAGTVGLMRAGSVVVDLAAEQGGNCVLTVPGESVRRDGVTIIGYTDLPSRMAAQASQLYGTNIRHLLSELTPGKDGQLVVDMDDEMIRGATVLHQGAVTWPPPPLTVAVPQQQAPAAVPAPAEAAPPRSRTGTTLIALALAVAALLGLGAVAPPAFMAHFTVFVLAIFVGYQVVWNVTAALHTPLMSVTNAISGIIVVGALVQLGKPSLLTAVIAGCAVLVATINIAGGFLVTQRMLKMFQRD, from the coding sequence ATGCCAATGACGATCGGTGTGCCGCGCGAGGTCCACCCGGGCGAGCGGCGCGTTGCCGCCACCCCGGACTCGGTCAAGGAACTGCTCAAGCTCGGCTACCAGGTGGTAGTGGAGACCGGCGCCGGGCTGGAAGCGTCGTTCTCGGACGACGACTACCGCGCCGCCGGCGCCGCCATCGTCGACGCGGCCAGCCTGTGGGCTTCGGTCGACGTGGTGGTCAAGGTGCGCCCGCCGCAGGTCCACCCCAGCCTGGGCGTGGAAGAAGCCGCGCTCCTGAAGAAGCACGCCACGCTGATCGGCTTTGTCTGGCCGGCGCAGCAGATGCCGATGCTCGAGCGCCTGGCGCAGCGCGGCGCCACGGTGCTGGCGATGGACTGCGTGCCGCGCATCTCGCGCGCGCAGAAGCTGGATGCGCTCAGCTCGATGGCCAATATGGCCGGCTACCGCGCGGTGATCGAAGCCGCGCACGCTTTCGGCCGGCCCTTCGCCGGGCAGATCACCGCCGCCGGCAAGATCCCGCCGGCGCGGGTGCTGGTGATCGGCGCGGGCGTGGCGGGGCTGGCGGCGATCGGCGCGGCGCGCAGCCTGGGAGCGGTGGTGCGCGCCTTCGATACGCGGCCGGTGGTGCGCCAGCAGATCGAGAGCCTGGGCGCGGAGTTCCTCACGGTCGAGATCGAAGAAGATGGCAGCGGCAGCGGCGGCTATGCCAAGGAAATGAGCCCGGCCTTCATCGAAGCGGAGATGCGCCTCTTTGCCGAGCAGGCGCGCGAGGTCGACATCATCATCACCACCGCGCTGATCCCGGGCAAGCCGGCGCCCAGGCTGCTGGAGGCCGGCACCGTCGGGCTGATGCGCGCCGGCAGCGTGGTGGTCGACCTGGCCGCCGAGCAGGGCGGCAACTGCGTGCTGACCGTGCCCGGCGAAAGCGTGCGCCGCGACGGCGTCACCATCATCGGCTACACCGACCTGCCCAGCCGCATGGCGGCGCAGGCGAGCCAGCTCTATGGCACCAATATCCGCCACCTGCTGAGCGAGCTGACGCCGGGCAAGGACGGCCAGCTGGTGGTGGACATGGACGACGAGATGATCCGCGGCGCGACCGTGCTGCACCAGGGCGCGGTGACCTGGCCGCCACCGCCGCTGACGGTGGCGGTGCCGCAGCAGCAGGCGCCGGCGGCGGTCCCGGCGCCGGCCGAAGCCGCGCCGCCGCGCAGCCGCACCGGCACGACGCTGATTGCCCTGGCACTGGCGGTTGCTGCGCTGCTCGGACTTGGGGCGGTCGCGCCGCCGGCGTTCATGGCGCATTTCACGGTGTTCGTGCTGGCGATCTTCGTCGGCTACCAGGTGGTGTGGAACGTGACCGCGGCGCTGCACACGCCGCTGATGAGCGTGACCAATGCCATCAGCGGGATCATCGTGGTGGGGGCGCTGGTGCAGCTGGGCAAGCCGTCGCTGCTGACGGCGGTGATCGCCGGCTGCGCGGTGCTGGTGGCCACCATCAATATCGCCGGGGGCTTCCTGGTGACGCAGCGCATGCTGAAGATGTTCCAGCGCGACTAA
- a CDS encoding fumarylacetoacetate hydrolase family protein, whose product MQTWIRFRRADGSIGHGRLDEANPNRVVEYDRDGFDNPRPTGAVHDRAALTLLAPCAPGKVVALWNNFHALARKLEKPVPTHPLFLIKPASSLAGPNDAVQRPKSYDGKIVYEGELGIVIGKKARNVTVAEAGAHIFGYTIVNDVTAAELITADPNFPQWTRAKGFDTFGCIGPAIVTGFPWKGASVVTRLDGVERQNYPLSDMIFSPEEQVSRISQDLTLMPGDVIAVGTSLGVGSMKDGAVVEVSIAGIGSLVNHVRG is encoded by the coding sequence GTGCAAACCTGGATTCGTTTCCGCCGCGCCGACGGCAGCATCGGCCATGGCCGCCTGGATGAGGCCAACCCCAACCGCGTCGTGGAATATGACCGCGACGGCTTTGACAACCCCAGGCCCACCGGCGCCGTGCACGACCGCGCCGCGCTGACGCTGCTGGCACCGTGCGCGCCGGGCAAGGTGGTGGCGCTGTGGAACAACTTCCACGCGCTGGCGCGCAAGCTTGAGAAGCCGGTGCCGACGCACCCGCTGTTCCTGATCAAGCCAGCCTCGTCGCTGGCCGGGCCCAACGACGCCGTGCAGCGCCCCAAGAGCTATGACGGCAAGATCGTCTACGAGGGCGAGCTGGGCATCGTCATCGGCAAGAAGGCGCGCAACGTGACGGTAGCGGAGGCCGGCGCGCATATCTTCGGCTACACCATCGTCAACGACGTGACCGCGGCCGAGCTGATCACGGCCGATCCCAATTTCCCGCAATGGACCCGCGCCAAGGGCTTCGACACCTTCGGCTGCATCGGCCCGGCCATCGTCACCGGCTTCCCCTGGAAGGGCGCCAGCGTGGTCACGCGGCTGGACGGGGTGGAGCGGCAGAACTATCCGCTGTCGGACATGATCTTCTCGCCAGAGGAACAGGTCAGCCGCATCTCGCAGGACCTGACGCTGATGCCGGGCGATGTGATTGCCGTGGGCACTTCGCTGGGCGTGGGTTCGATGAAGGACGGCGCCGTGGTCGAGGTGTCGATCGCCGGCATCGGCTCGCTGGTCAACCACGTGCGCGGCTGA